From one Haloferax marinisediminis genomic stretch:
- a CDS encoding heavy metal translocating P-type ATPase translates to MSSRTAHLDIRGMSCANCSRTVGDALEALDGVSEATVNFATDEGTVEYDPEEVSLAEVYDAISQAGYDAISETRSIGISGMSCANCADANRRSLESLPGVVDAEVNFATDEAVVTYNPADVTLDDLYQAVEDAGYTPIRENDGDDGSDGDAGSEREDARDVARNEEIRRQKRLTLFGAALSVPLLVMLAVELFTAGGLPATIPGTEIPMGWLAFALATPVQVVLGREFYANSYKAIVRNRTANMDVLIAMGSSTAYLYSVAVLLGLLAGSLYFDTAALILVFITLGNYLEARSKGQASEALRSLLELEADTATLLSDDGSEREVPLDEVEVGDRMKVRPGEKIPTDGVVVDGDSAVDESMVTGESVPVSKEPGDEVVGSTVNQNGVLVVEATKVGSETAIQQIVSLVKEAQGRQPEIQNLADRISAYFVPAVIVNALVWGSVWFLFPEALAGFIQSLPLWGLVAGGPAIAGGSVSTFEFAVVVFASAVLIACPCALGLATPAATMVGTTIGAQNGVLFKGGDILERVKDVETVVFDKTGTLTKGEMTLTDVVALGPAADGSGVVTADDEALDETAVLRYAASAERNSEHPLARAIVTGAEERGIDLSDPEAFENVPGHGIRATVDGQTVLVGNRKLLSDDGIDPSPAEDALRALEDDGKTAMLVAVDGELAGIVADADEVKDTARAAVSALRERGTEVHMITGDNERTARAVAAQVGIDPSNVSAGVLPEDKADAVESLQSDGTKVMMVGDGVNDAPALAAAFVGTALGSGTDVAIEAADVTLMRDDPQDVVKAIRISEGTLSKIKQNLFWALGYNTAMIPLASLGLLQPVFAAGAMAFSSVSVLANSLVFRTYKPDHDYSLFDFLRR, encoded by the coding sequence ATGAGTAGCCGAACGGCACATCTGGACATCCGCGGCATGAGTTGCGCGAACTGCTCGCGTACCGTAGGGGATGCACTCGAAGCCCTCGACGGGGTATCGGAGGCGACGGTTAACTTCGCCACCGACGAGGGGACCGTCGAGTACGACCCCGAGGAGGTATCGCTCGCGGAGGTGTACGACGCCATCTCACAGGCCGGGTACGACGCCATCTCGGAGACGCGCTCGATTGGTATCTCCGGAATGAGTTGTGCGAACTGCGCGGACGCGAACCGGCGGTCGTTGGAGTCACTCCCGGGCGTCGTCGACGCGGAGGTCAACTTCGCCACCGACGAAGCAGTCGTGACGTACAATCCGGCGGACGTGACGCTCGACGACCTGTATCAGGCCGTCGAAGACGCCGGGTACACCCCCATCCGCGAGAATGACGGTGACGACGGCAGCGACGGCGACGCCGGAAGCGAGCGCGAAGACGCCCGTGACGTCGCCCGAAACGAAGAGATTCGCCGACAGAAACGACTGACCCTCTTTGGTGCGGCACTCTCGGTCCCCCTCTTGGTGATGCTCGCAGTCGAACTGTTCACTGCTGGCGGCCTGCCTGCGACGATTCCGGGGACCGAAATCCCGATGGGGTGGCTTGCGTTCGCGCTCGCGACGCCGGTTCAGGTCGTCCTCGGCCGCGAGTTCTACGCGAACTCCTACAAGGCAATCGTCCGGAACCGCACGGCCAACATGGACGTGCTCATCGCCATGGGGTCGTCGACGGCGTATCTCTACTCCGTCGCCGTCCTTCTCGGCCTCCTCGCGGGGAGCCTCTACTTCGACACTGCCGCGCTCATCTTGGTGTTCATCACGCTCGGTAACTACCTCGAAGCACGCTCGAAGGGACAGGCCTCCGAGGCACTTCGGTCACTCCTCGAACTCGAAGCAGACACCGCGACGCTCCTCTCGGACGACGGGAGCGAACGCGAAGTGCCGCTCGATGAGGTAGAGGTCGGCGACCGAATGAAGGTCCGACCGGGTGAGAAGATACCCACAGACGGTGTCGTCGTCGACGGAGACTCCGCCGTCGACGAGTCGATGGTCACCGGCGAGTCGGTCCCCGTCTCGAAGGAACCCGGCGACGAAGTCGTCGGGTCGACGGTGAACCAAAACGGCGTCCTCGTGGTCGAAGCGACCAAAGTCGGCTCCGAGACTGCGATTCAGCAAATCGTTTCGCTCGTCAAGGAAGCACAGGGCCGTCAACCCGAGATTCAGAACCTCGCCGACCGCATCTCGGCGTACTTCGTCCCGGCAGTCATCGTCAACGCCCTCGTTTGGGGGTCCGTCTGGTTCCTCTTCCCCGAGGCGTTGGCCGGATTCATCCAGTCGCTCCCACTCTGGGGACTCGTCGCTGGTGGCCCCGCCATCGCAGGCGGAAGCGTCTCCACGTTCGAGTTCGCCGTCGTCGTCTTCGCGTCGGCGGTCCTCATCGCCTGTCCGTGTGCACTCGGCCTCGCGACGCCGGCCGCAACGATGGTCGGAACGACGATCGGCGCACAGAACGGCGTCCTGTTCAAGGGTGGTGACATCCTCGAACGCGTCAAAGACGTCGAGACAGTCGTCTTCGACAAGACCGGGACGCTCACGAAAGGTGAGATGACGCTGACCGACGTGGTCGCACTCGGTCCTGCGGCCGACGGGTCGGGTGTCGTCACTGCCGACGACGAAGCACTCGACGAGACGGCCGTCCTCCGGTACGCCGCCTCCGCCGAACGCAACAGCGAACACCCTCTCGCGCGCGCCATCGTCACCGGTGCTGAAGAACGCGGCATCGACCTCTCGGACCCCGAAGCCTTCGAGAACGTCCCCGGCCACGGCATCCGTGCGACTGTCGACGGCCAGACCGTCCTCGTCGGCAACCGAAAACTCCTCTCGGACGACGGCATCGACCCGTCACCGGCCGAAGACGCACTCCGTGCCCTCGAAGACGACGGCAAGACTGCCATGCTCGTCGCCGTCGATGGCGAACTCGCGGGTATCGTCGCCGACGCGGACGAAGTGAAAGACACCGCACGAGCGGCAGTCAGCGCCCTCCGCGAACGCGGCACCGAGGTCCACATGATTACCGGCGACAACGAGCGAACCGCCCGCGCCGTCGCCGCACAGGTCGGAATCGACCCCAGCAACGTCAGCGCTGGCGTCCTCCCCGAGGACAAAGCCGACGCTGTCGAATCCCTCCAGTCCGACGGGACGAAGGTGATGATGGTCGGTGACGGCGTCAACGACGCCCCCGCCCTCGCCGCGGCGTTCGTCGGAACCGCCCTCGGGTCGGGAACCGACGTCGCCATCGAGGCCGCCGACGTGACGCTCATGCGCGACGACCCACAGGACGTGGTGAAGGCCATCCGCATCTCCGAGGGGACGCTCTCGAAGATTAAGCAGAACCTCTTCTGGGCACTCGGCTACAACACCGCGATGATTCCGCTGGCGTCGCTGGGCCTCCTCCAACCGGTCTTCGCTGCCGGCGCCATGGCGTTCTCCTCCGTCTCGGTGCTCGCGAACAGTCTCGTCTTCCGCACCTACAAACCCGACCACGACTACTCGCTGTTCGACTTCCTCCGGCGGTAA
- a CDS encoding AsnC family transcriptional regulator — MRDLDKTDLQILELLAEDARRPFSDISDDVGLSAPAVSDRIDRLREEGIIRRFTVDLDQSTLSGGTPVLVRLSVRPEFVDEVRDTLRVADPVEHLFVSVDGEVTFHARLDGDATRTALNELVDLSQVRDYEVSLVESAEWTPTVNGTGFALECAECGNTVTSEGESARIGGSLYHFCCSSCLGRFESRYDRLEAGARSGDD; from the coding sequence ATGCGCGACCTCGACAAAACCGACCTTCAAATCCTCGAACTCCTCGCCGAAGATGCCCGTCGTCCATTTAGCGATATCTCCGACGACGTGGGACTCTCCGCACCGGCCGTCTCCGACCGAATTGACCGCCTCCGCGAAGAAGGAATCATCCGCCGGTTTACGGTCGACCTCGACCAATCGACGCTCTCGGGGGGGACGCCCGTCCTCGTCCGTCTCTCGGTTCGTCCGGAGTTCGTCGACGAGGTGCGCGACACGCTCCGTGTTGCGGACCCGGTCGAACACCTGTTCGTCTCGGTCGACGGCGAGGTTACGTTTCACGCCAGACTCGACGGCGACGCGACGCGCACAGCGTTGAACGAACTCGTCGACCTCTCGCAGGTCAGAGACTACGAGGTCAGCCTCGTCGAATCCGCCGAGTGGACGCCAACAGTCAACGGAACCGGGTTCGCACTGGAGTGTGCCGAGTGTGGGAACACCGTCACGAGCGAGGGCGAGAGCGCCCGTATCGGTGGGTCTCTCTACCACTTCTGCTGTTCGTCCTGTCTGGGACGCTTCGAGTCGCGGTACGACCGCCTCGAAGCAGGTGCAAGGTCGGGTGACGACTGA
- a CDS encoding heavy-metal-associated domain-containing protein, with amino-acid sequence MSTTITVTGMTCEHCEGRVEDALAGVSGVTDATADRESDSATVEGDADVDTLVAAVEDVGYDASA; translated from the coding sequence ATGAGTACGACTATCACCGTCACTGGGATGACGTGCGAGCACTGTGAAGGCCGCGTCGAGGATGCCCTCGCCGGCGTTTCCGGCGTGACCGACGCCACAGCAGACCGTGAGTCCGACAGCGCCACCGTCGAAGGCGATGCTGACGTCGACACGCTCGTGGCCGCCGTCGAGGACGTCGGCTACGACGCGAGCGCCTGA
- a CDS encoding MaoC/PaaZ C-terminal domain-containing protein, which translates to MALATVGDTTQATLDVTTDRIDAFAEVSGDTSPLHLDEDHAAASMFGGRIAHGMLTAGAVSAALADLPGEIVYLSQDLQFVKPVRPGETVTVTATVVEDLGDDRVRVETVAETTETVLTGDAVVLSLPLVEQGD; encoded by the coding sequence ATGGCACTCGCAACCGTCGGTGACACGACGCAGGCGACACTCGACGTGACCACAGACAGAATCGACGCCTTCGCCGAGGTGAGTGGGGACACGAGTCCGCTCCACCTCGACGAAGACCACGCCGCAGCATCGATGTTCGGCGGTCGTATCGCACACGGGATGCTCACTGCCGGCGCTGTCAGCGCTGCCCTCGCCGACCTCCCCGGCGAAATCGTCTATCTCTCTCAAGACCTGCAGTTCGTGAAGCCAGTCCGTCCGGGCGAGACGGTCACCGTAACCGCGACAGTCGTCGAGGACCTCGGCGACGACAGGGTTCGTGTGGAGACGGTCGCCGAGACGACCGAGACGGTTCTCACTGGCGACGCAGTCGTGTTGTCGCTCCCGCTGGTCGAACAGGGCGACTAG
- a CDS encoding AI-2E family transporter, producing the protein MTTVVPQARRWWWGFGLVLGVVVLYVGWPFIGTLSFALFLYYFARPISTWAERYVRRSVATAITIVLVLLPFVVVLLVFALTVLRQLSRLTGEDVAFLTQFIEPYIDLAAVPLTPQDVVESLSNGDFSATVTGYWSLASDVFSLTATVFIHLTVVLVVVSLLLKYDQSIAAWVRSNVADPDSTRYVFVTAVDRELQHVYFGQMLTIFVVMLLSWLLYSVLNLVSPAGVSIPFPLLLGLVTGVATFIPVIGRALVYVPLSVYLAVQALLVNPVSLWFSVAVLAAGLFGLDPVVRYVVRPNLTGRMFGAGVMLLAYLMGAVVFGWYGVFLAPFLLVVVLTFVTTVFPSLIGRDPTLSPRVEVTDPGPEPEPGPDPSER; encoded by the coding sequence ATGACGACTGTCGTTCCACAGGCGAGACGATGGTGGTGGGGGTTCGGCCTCGTTCTCGGTGTCGTCGTCCTGTACGTCGGGTGGCCGTTCATCGGAACGCTCTCGTTTGCACTCTTTCTGTACTACTTCGCGCGACCCATCTCGACGTGGGCAGAACGGTACGTCCGGCGGAGCGTCGCGACGGCGATAACTATCGTCCTCGTGTTACTCCCCTTCGTCGTCGTGCTTCTCGTGTTTGCGCTCACGGTGTTGCGACAGCTATCGAGACTCACCGGCGAGGACGTCGCCTTCTTGACGCAATTTATCGAACCGTACATCGACCTCGCAGCAGTCCCACTCACGCCACAGGATGTCGTCGAATCGCTCTCGAACGGCGACTTCTCGGCTACTGTCACGGGGTACTGGTCGCTCGCCTCTGACGTGTTCTCGCTGACGGCGACGGTGTTCATCCACTTGACCGTCGTCCTCGTCGTCGTCTCCCTGTTGCTCAAGTACGACCAGTCGATTGCTGCGTGGGTTCGCTCGAACGTCGCCGACCCGGACTCGACGCGCTACGTCTTCGTCACCGCAGTCGACCGAGAACTCCAGCACGTCTACTTCGGACAGATGCTCACGATTTTCGTGGTGATGCTCCTCTCGTGGCTTCTCTACTCGGTTTTGAACCTCGTGAGCCCAGCAGGGGTATCCATTCCATTTCCGTTGTTGCTCGGCCTCGTGACCGGGGTGGCAACGTTCATCCCCGTTATCGGCCGTGCGTTGGTGTACGTGCCGCTCTCGGTGTATCTCGCCGTCCAAGCGCTCCTCGTCAACCCTGTCTCACTGTGGTTCTCGGTGGCCGTCCTCGCCGCTGGACTGTTCGGACTCGACCCTGTCGTCAGGTACGTCGTCCGGCCCAATCTGACTGGCAGAATGTTCGGTGCGGGCGTGATGCTGCTCGCGTATCTGATGGGTGCGGTCGTGTTCGGGTGGTACGGGGTGTTTCTCGCGCCGTTCCTCCTCGTCGTCGTACTCACGTTCGTGACCACGGTGTTCCCGTCGCTCATCGGACGTGACCCGACGCTGTCTCCACGAGTAGAAGTTACCGACCCCGGACCCGAACCCGAACCCGGACCCGACCCAAGTGAGCGATGA
- a CDS encoding GNAT family N-acetyltransferase, which translates to MDVTAGDGDGTFWDPSNCTGTPYCPPRCPRFVDKFGEGLIIRPYESDDWDALNEMYRDYAREHRSMGLPPVGDVYIADWLTGLVDHGRNFVAVDGDRIVGHITYVPREGPEPELAVFVHQDSHNRGIGSELCRHVIADAAAAGHDALLLHVAQENRRAIHVYLGLGFEVVDSESTDTKMRLPLDQSVLVNTRTTPDPGERPGVRGIGT; encoded by the coding sequence ATGGACGTCACTGCAGGTGACGGGGACGGAACCTTCTGGGACCCGAGCAACTGCACTGGGACCCCGTACTGTCCGCCACGTTGTCCACGCTTCGTCGACAAATTCGGTGAGGGCCTCATCATCCGCCCGTACGAATCGGACGACTGGGACGCCCTCAACGAGATGTACCGCGACTACGCGCGTGAACACCGCTCGATGGGACTCCCGCCGGTTGGTGACGTCTACATCGCCGACTGGCTCACAGGCCTCGTCGACCACGGACGCAACTTCGTCGCCGTCGACGGAGACCGTATCGTCGGCCACATCACGTACGTCCCGCGGGAGGGTCCCGAACCCGAACTGGCCGTCTTCGTCCACCAAGACAGTCACAATCGAGGAATTGGCTCCGAGCTCTGTCGACACGTCATCGCCGACGCCGCGGCCGCAGGGCACGATGCGTTGCTGCTTCACGTCGCCCAAGAGAATCGCCGAGCGATTCACGTCTATCTCGGCCTCGGGTTCGAGGTCGTGGACTCGGAGAGTACGGATACCAAGATGCGGTTGCCGCTCGACCAGTCGGTTCTCGTGAACACTCGTACGACACCCGACCCAGGCGAACGCCCCGGTGTGAGAGGCATCGGAACCTAA